Proteins from a genomic interval of Rosa chinensis cultivar Old Blush chromosome 2, RchiOBHm-V2, whole genome shotgun sequence:
- the LOC112186034 gene encoding probable methionine--tRNA ligase → MGDLAKQDQSVPKLPIPGERNILITSALPYVNNVPHLGNIIGCVLSADVFARYCRLRGYNTVYISGTDEYGTATETKAMEEKCSPQEICDKYHKIHREVYEWFNISFDQFGRTSTPQQTEVCQQIFKKLLDSDRLAENTIQQLHCDSCKRFLADRFVEGTCPTQGCYYDSARGDQCDKCGKLLNPTELKDPKCKVCKETPRIRKTNHLFLELPLLKDKLEDYINKASVEGCWSQNAVQITNAWLKEGLKQRCITRDLKWGVPVPHDGFRDKVFYVWFDAPIGYISITKCHTPDHWEKWWKNPEDVELYQFMGKDNVPFHTVMFPSALLGTGENWTLMKNISVTEYLNYEEGKFSKSRGIGVFGNDAKGTGIPVEVWRYYLLTNRPEVSDTLFTWADLQAKLKSELVGNLGNFINRVLSFVAKPSAKGGYGDTIPDAPHADSDALTLELAEIVGRYVEQYIEAMEKLKLKQGLKIAMSISSEGNAYLQESKFWKLYKEDRPRCSIVIKTSVGLVHLLACLLEPYMPSFSARVLEQLNLPPESIKSLCDVNKAKRPWEIVPDGHKIGQPKTLFTTLTGEEVESLRKKFSGSQADREKRTQ, encoded by the coding sequence ATGGGAGACCTCGCCAAGCAGGACCAGAGCGTCCCCAAGCTCCCCATCCCGGGGGAGCGAAACATCCTGATCACTAGTGCCTTGCCATATGTTAACAACGTCCCCCACCTCGGGAACATCATTGGCTGCGTCCTGAGCGCCGATGTCTTTGCTCGGTACTGCCGTCTCCGGGGATACAATACCGTCTATATCTCCGGGACCGATGAGTATGGCACAGCGACGGAGACCAAAGCCATGGAAGAGAAGTGCAGCCCCCAAGAGATATGTGACAAGTATCACAAAATCCATAGGGAGGTTTATGAGTGGTTCAACATAAGCTTCGACCAATTCGGCCGAACTTCCACGCCGCAGCAAACTGAGGTCTGCCAACAAATCTTCAAGAAATTGTTGGACAGTGATCGCCTTGCTGAAAACACAATCCAGCAGCTCCATTGTGACTCATGCAAAAGATTCTTGGCGGACCGATTCGTGGAGGGGACATGCCCTACTCAAGGATGTTACTATGATTCTGCTCGAGGAGACCAATGTGACAAGTGTGGAAAGCTTTTGAATCCCACGGAACTGAAAGATCCTAAATGCAAGGTATGCAAGGAAACTCCACGGATTCGCAAAACAAATCACTTGTTTCTGGAGCTCCCTTTGCTCAAGGATAAGTTGGAAGACTACATCAATAAGGCATCAGTGGAAGGGTGTTGGAGTCAGAATGCGGTTCAAATCACAAATGCCTGGCTCAAAGAGGGGCTTAAACAACGTTGCATTACAAGGGATCTCAAGTGGGGTGTTCCGGTTCCACACGATGGCTTCAGGGACAAGGTATTCTACGTGTGGTTCGATGCTCCTATTGGATACATCTCCATTACTAAGTGTCACACTCCTGATCACTGGGAGAAGTGGTGGAAGAATCCTGAGGATGTCGAATTGTATCAGTTTATGGGCAAGGACAATGTGCCATTTCACACGGTCATGTTTCCTTCCGCGCTTCTTGGAACCGGAGAAAATTGGACACTCATGAAGAACATTAGTGTCACTGAATACTTGAACTATGAAGAAGGCAAGTTTTCCAAGAGTAGAGGCATTGGAGTTTTTGGAAACGATGCAAAAGGAACGGGCATTCCAGTTGAAGTGTGGCGTTATTACCTGCTGACTAATAGGCCTGAGGTATCAGACACATTGTTCACCTGGGCCGATTTACAAGCAAAACTCAAAAGTGAGTTGGTGGGCAATTTGGGCAACTTCATCAACAGAGTTTTGAGTTTCGTTGCCAAACCTTCAGCCAAAGGGGGATACGGTGACACCATTCCTGATGCTCCACATGCAGACTCTGATGCCTTGACACTTGAATTAGCCGAAATAGTTGGTAGATACGTCGAGCAATACATAGAAGCAATGGAGAAGCTCAAACTAAAGCAAGGGCTGAAAATAGCCATGAGCATTTCTAGCGAGGGGAACGCATATCTCCAAGAATCCAAGTTCTGGAAGCTCTACAAGGAGGACCGACCTCGGTGCTCCATTGTCATTAAAACTTCAGTAGGGTTAGTGCATCTTCTTGCTTGCTTATTGGAACCTTACATGCCCTCATTTTCTGCTAGAGTACTTGAGCAGCTAAACTTGCCTCCTGAGTCGATCAAATCCCTTTGTGATGTCAATAAAGCAAAACGGCCTTGGGAGATCGTACCTGATGGTCACAAGATTGGACAACCCAAGACATTGTTCACAACGTTGACCGGCGAAGAAGTCGAATCTCTGCGGAAAAAGTTTTCTGGAAGCCAAGCTGATAGGGAAAAACGTACACAATAA
- the LOC121051352 gene encoding uncharacterized protein LOC121051352 has protein sequence MPRTKRPQFSCIFEENMDETQRSEEQTLRQRMEVIKSRKSSRRKEETSSNDEEVEEEGEETEEEEEVQEEGEETEEQEEGEEEEEEEEEEKEEEEEEDDDRETTQRFYVQTRSRRSKKKQEYDEDEAEQPTKKKIKREKSNRKEEKTKKGERRNTKTTEKAKIQWKQQKCTLSAFWRLIDTYREKIPKGAWDILSTTVFWGMIRPFYEKKLTETQLHKHEADLEIILKYFDVKKAKFVFGETEMEITLQDINELFDLPTTGIEWDLSKKVLKEERKASSIFDVNMRKETVIKPDLENTLSKELGKKKNADPKIIAALLIMYLFNAFFFSRTSTTLTWDLINACEDIDNINSFNWAKMILDFLLDGLQRYRKDHPTTLSGCLILIYYWFLEKTKIRNWIPGMEDEKPRFVRWSIKELFNLQKLHQNPDWPEELIKEGPWLEHYYINLSDTEEEQETPSFNNWVPQASQDKEEETIRLTGNMKVLLKEMDRVIEDNGEKQEMEKQMKKLLEANEGLANHIRELWKKVTVADEKIESMEKKMTEVMQENRSHQNHIKALKKCLAKATSRDPDLKSSEQQNNQQEIVQVLTEKDHRTESTGNFAEYDTQTPVNEEPRAADPIDASPISYKSPEREVFEDTHLDTLNEMESEKIDQLVSKILEAAETVEMPEAGTEMAVPSVPTEKKTVDMHSIERNVKVKKRKAAVKNKNDDFEYDTPEILKTYEKRRKTAAQEQPKEKKKAQPKPPTKIQKGKEVQHQIQIKEVNCEKYTWKTLKPELARHYQQFFEMVDDNTYVYWRSENGILGVTRGDMKIIVEEKDLDVNVVKAYTEMLQKEMKETNTQIGLLNIEAAFYAVQHEKKLADFKKEGKNILKDDFKGHDIEIELFLIEELWSKFSYPKVIIPIHHYYSQHYTLLVIDNEKKQFVHMNSMLPPKKEWTKDNQYYNNANWVVKHIRRFIHDVKVTGTIFPDDSQDQENTREKCKGEDSKGELVTEVEEMTPREKEVRRWILDNQIGENDYELVEDLNCPQQKSCSDDCGPFMIHFMESIVHGVQPSKKKGNDMRKTILERFAKEESAWSVEKYLAETADAVGEPKK, from the exons ATGCCAAGAACCAAACGACCACAATTCAGCTGCATCTTTGAAGAAAATATGGACGAAACACAAAGATCAGAAGAACAAACACTTCGGCAAAGGATGGAAGTGATAAAGTCTAGGAAGTCATcacgaagaaaagaagaaacttcTAGTAATGAcgaagaagtagaagaagaaggagaagaaacagaggaggaagaagaagtacaagaagaaggagaagaaacagaggaacaagaagaaggagaagaagaagaagaagaagaagaagaagagaaggaggaagaggaggaggaggatgatgacCGAGAAACAACACAAAGGTTTTATGTGCAGACAAGGAGTCGAAGGAGCAAAAAGAAACAAGAGTATGATGAAGACGAGGCCGAACAGCCAACGAAAAAGAAGATCAAACGGGAAAAGTCAAACAGGAAAGAGGAAAAGACCAAGAAAGGGGAAAGGAGGAACACAAAGACAACAGAAAAGGCTAAGATCCAGTGGAAGCAACAGAAATGCACTCTAAGTGCTTTCTGGAGATTGATTGACACATATAGAGAGAAAATACCTAAAGGGGCTTGGGATATTTTGAGTACTACTGTATTTTGGGGGATGATCAGACCATTCTATGAGAAGAAGCTTACAGAAACTCAGCTCCACAAACATGAGGCCGACTTGGAGATTATACTGAAGTACTTTGATGTTAAAAAAGCCAAGTTTGTGTTTGGGGAGACAGAAATGGAAATAACATTGCAGGACATAAATGAATTGTTTGACCTGCCAACAACCGGTATTGAATGGGACCTGAGCAAGAAGGTGCTCAAGGAGGAACGGAAGGCATCTTCGATATTTGACGTCAACATGAGGAAAGAAACAGTAATAAAACCTGATCTGGAAAACACACTCAGCAAGGAGCTCGGCAAGAAGAAGAACGCTGATCCTAAGATAATTGCAGCACTGCTTATCATGTACCTCTTCAATGCATTCTTCTTCAGCAGGACATCGACAACCTTGACATGGGACCTCATCAACGCTTGTGAAGACATAGATAACATAAACAGTTTCAATTGGGCCAAGATGATACTAGATTTTCTGCTGGATGGCCTTCAGAGGTACCGAAAAGATCATCCAACGACTCTTTCTGGCTGCCTCATTCTCATATAT TACTGGTTCTTGGAGAAGACCAAGATCAGAAACTGGATTCCAGGAATGGAGGATGAGAAACCGAGATTTGTGAGGTGGTCGATAAAGGAGCTGTTCAACCTGCAGAAGCTCCATCAGAATCCAGACTGGCCAGAGGAGTTGATAAAAGAAGGGCCTTGGTTAGAACATTACTACATCAACTTGTCAGATACGGAGGAGGAGCAAGAAACACCAAGTTTCAACAACTGG GTTCCCCAAGCGAGCCAAGACAAGGAAGAGGAGACCATAAGGCTTACTGGTAACATGAAAGTTCTGCTAAAAGAAATGGATAGAGTGATTGAAGACAATGGTGAAAAACAGGAAATGGAGAAGCAAATGAAGAAACTATTGGAAGCAAATGAGGGACTTGCAAACCATATTAGGGAGCTTTGGAAAAAGGTTACTGTTGCTGATGAGAAAATTGAGAGTATGGAGAAAAAAATGACTGAGGTGATGCAGGAAAACAGATCACACCAGAACCACATAAAAGCTCTGAAGAAATGTTTGGCGAAAGCAACCAGCAGGGACCCTGACCTGAAAAGCAGTGAGCAACAAAATAATCAACAAGAGATCGTGCAGGTGTTGACCGAGAAAGATCACAGGACTGAATCTACGGGGAACTTTGCAGAATATGACACTCAAACACCAGTCAACGAAGAACCAAGGGCAGCAGATCCAATTGATGCATCTCCAATATCTTACAAGAGTCCAGAACGGGAAGTGTTTGAGGATACACATTTGGACACACTAAATGAGATGGAATCAGAAAAAATAGATCAACTTGTGTCGAAAATACTGGAAGCAGCTGAGACGGTTGAAATGCCTGAGGCAGGAACAGAAATGGCAGTACCATCGGTCCCCACGGAGAAGAAAACGGTTGACATGCATTCAATCGAGAGGAATGTGAAAGTAAAAAAGAGAAAGGCAGCTGTGAAGAACAAGAACGATGACTTTGAGTATGACACACCGGAGATCCTGAAGACTtatgaaaagagaagaaagactGCTGCACAGGAACAgccaaaggagaaaaagaaagcaCAACCGAAGCCGCCAACAAAAAttcagaaaggaaaagaagtgcaGCACCAAATACAAATAAAAGAGGTGAATTGTGAGAAGTACACATGGAAAACATTAAAGCCTGAACTAGCAAGACACTACCAGCAATTCTTTGAGATGGTGGATGACAATAC ATATGTCTACTGGAGAAGTGAAAATGGAATACTAGGGGTAACCAGGGGAGACATGAAGATTATCGTAGAAGAGAAAGATCTGGATGTTAAT GTGGTCAAGGCTTACACTGAAATGTTGCagaaggaaatgaaagaaacgaacactcagattggattactaAACATCGAAGCAGCG TTTTACGCAGTTCAACACGAAAAGAAACTAGCGGATTTCAAAAAAGAAGGCAAGAACATTCTCAAAGACGACTTCAAAGGCCACGATATTGAAATAGAGTTATTCCTGATTGAAGAACTGTGGAGTAAGTTCAGCTACCCCAAGGTGATTATCCCAATACACCATTACTACAGCCAGCACTACACACTGCTTGTCATCGACAATGAGAAAAAGCAGTTTGTTCACATGAACTCTATGCTGCCACCAAAGAAGGAATGGACAAAAGATAACCAATATTACAACAACGCAAACTGGGTG GTTAAGCACATAAGGAGGTTCATACACGACGTGAAGGTGACAGGGACAATATTTCCAGATGACAGCCAGGATCAAGAGAACACGAGAGAGAAGTGCAAAGGTGAGGACAGTAAAGGAGAACTTGTCACTGAGGTTGAAGAAATGACACCAAGAGAGAAAGAGGTCAGAAGGTGGATCTTGGATAATCAAATCGGGGAAAATGACTATGAGCTTGTAGAAGACTTGAACTGCCCTCAGCAGAAATCCTGTTC GGATGACTGTGGGCCGTTTATGATCCATTTCATGGAAAGCATAGTTCACGGAGTACAACCCAGCAAGAAGAAAGGCAATGACATGAGGAAAACAATTCTTGAGAGGTTTGCAAAGGAGGAAAGTGCTTGGAGTGTCGAAAAATACCTTGCTGAAACTGCAGATGCTGTAGGAGAGCcaaaaaagtag
- the LOC112185180 gene encoding uncharacterized protein LOC112185180 → MDASLAVKCSHSGQRFMFCINQYMSYAHLFEYICERFKFSATDDIELHYSLPGCTIFFLRNDDDFKMLFSGAKIYKLDCVDIMVLKNSVICSKKASVSFEDSCSGIVDEDDYLTEAFRTEVQKAEISWRFPEFRDKLRKYAIEVGFSFVFIRNDWDRIHAVCSNWGTEGCQWNVRGYVLPANGCFIIGELDNVHSCKGVLRKQKHELLGSKIVKSCIEEDISYNLSLKPREIISKFKSAYGFDISYKVAWKAKQKAREMIYGSEADSFNMLTWYREAVFETNPGSSFVLEVDSSSNRFQRLFLAYAGCVRGFEFCLPILYVDGTFGKSVYKGQILCATGKNGNHGFFPLAMCVCDSETDANWSFFFQHLKNLLEPQGRKITFISDRGVGLLSAFDKIFPGNPHLFCYKHLAHNLMTKYNGKGSSVLKDDVKKKFFELAYSCTEKEYRFHLRELREAGGADIIDPFLADLPVQNWCRAFFPGCRYGIMANSIAESFNAWFAVEREMPVYTMLDQTRIRVMQMMGERRDEAQLWTSQLTPVMEGRLKEGMEKACRFNVHYSHTNVYEVRSKYSYVVDLGTPSCTCKKWEINCFPCCHGLAAIQAASLDVYAFMDKYFYVDYYKKCYDFPIYPISNVDMASSETASNDYILPPNAKRPPGRPRLKRFKSRGECEKKLIRCGRCGKMGQHNKKTCTEPI, encoded by the exons ATGGATGCTTCCTTAGCTGTTAAGTGCTCTCATTCTGGACAACGTTTCATGTTTTGTATTAATCAATATATGAGCTATGCTCATTTGTTTGAATACATTtgtgaacggttcaagttttcTGCAACTGATGATATTGAGCTTCATTATTCACTTCCTGGATgcactattttttttcttcgcaATGATGATGATTTCAAGATGCTGTTTAGCGGTGCCAAGATTTACAAGTTGGATTGTGTTGATATTATGGTGTTGAAGAATAGTGTAATTTGCAGCAAAAAAGCTTCTGTTTCATTTGAAGATAGCTGCTCTGGTAttgtggatgaagatgattacCTCACTGAGGCATTTAGGACTGAAGTTCAAAA GGCAGAAATTTCGTGGCGGTTCCCCGAGTTTCGAGACAAGCTCAGAAAGTATGCTATTGAAGTTGGGTTCAGCTTTGTATTTATTAGAAATGACTGGGACAGAATTCATGCAGTTTGTTCTAATTGGGGAACCGAAGGATGTCAGTGGAATGTCCGTGGTTATGTTTTGCCTGCAAATGGTTGCTTTATTATTGGTGAGTTGGACAATGTCCACTCTTGCAAAGGTGTTCTtcgaaaacaaaaacatgaGCTTTTGGGATCGAAAATTGTCAAGTCATGTATTGAAGAGGACATTAGCTATAACTTGTCATTGAAGCCAAGGGAAATTATCAGCAAGTTCAAGTCAGCTTATGGGTTTGATATATCatacaaggttgcttggaaagCAAAGCAGAAGGCTAGGGAAATGATTTATGGTTCTGAGGCTGATTCGTTTAACATGTTAACATGGTATAGGGAAGCTGTATTTGAGACGAACCCGggatcttcttttgttttggaaGTTGATTCATCGAGTAATCGGTTCCAGAGGCTTTTCCTAGCTTATGCGGGCTGTGTTCGTGGCTTTGAATTCTGTCTTCCCATCTTGTATGTCGATGGGACTTTTGGGAAGAGTGTCTACAAGGGGCAGATACTTTGTGCAACCGGAAAGAATGGAAATCATG GTTTCTTTCCTCTTGCAATGTGTGTCTGTGATTCTGAGACTGATGCTAATTGGTCCTTTTTCTTCCAACACTTGAAGAACTTGCTGGAACCTCAAGGTAGAAAGATCACTTTTATTAGTGATCGCGGTGTTGGACTGTTGAGTGCTTTCGACAAGATATTTCCTGGTAATCCTCATCTTTTCTGTTACAAGCACTTGGCACATAACCTTATGACTAAATACAACGGCAAAGGCTCTTCTGTTTTGAAAGATGATGTTAAAAAGAAGTTTTTTGAGTTGGCATATTCATGCACTGAAAAGGAATATCGTTTTCATTTGAGAGAGTTGAGAGAAGCTGGTGGTGCTGATATTATAGATCCGTTTCTTGCTGATCTGCCTGTTCAAAATTGGTGCCGTGCATTTTTCCCTGGATGCCGTTATGGAATTATGGCTAATAGTATAGCTGAATCTTTTAATGCTTGGTTTGCTGTTGAACGGGAGATGCCAGTGTACACTATGCTTGATCAGACTCGGATTAGGGTGATGCAGATGATGGGTGAGAGGAGAGACGAGGCACAGCTTTGGACCTCGCAACTTACTCCTGTTATGGAGGGTCGTTTGAAAGAAGGTATGGAGAAAGCTTGCCGTTTCAATGTGCATTACTCCCATACAAATGTTTATGAGGTTAGATCAAAGTATTCTTATGTTGTGGACCTTGGAACTCCTTCGTGCACATGTAAAAAATGGGAGATTAACTGCTTCCCTTGCTGCCACGGTCTTGCTGCAATTCAAGCTGCGTCATTggatgtttatgcttttatggaTAAGTATTTTTATGTTGATTATTACAAGAAGTGTTATGATTTTCCAATTTATCCAATATCTAATGTTGATATGGCTTCTTCTGAAACTGCAAGTAATGACTACATACTTCCTCCAAATGCAAAAAGGCCTCCCGGGAGACCTAGGCTCAAGAGGTTCAAGTCTAGAGGAGAGTGTGAAAAGAAGCTCATTCGTTGCGGCCGATGTGGCAAAATGGGACAGCATAACAAGAAGACCTGCACTGAacctatttga
- the LOC112188198 gene encoding UPF0301 protein CHU_1773 — protein MEACFLASNSFTKTLESATFPKRNSTQFQSKRVGIPSSITSCRMESPSPSGDDHKHSINTDWRSFRAKLVAAEKASVPKVNNSSVVDLDTVVDQPRPITVGEKWAHTIHEPERGCLLLATEKLDGVHIFERTVILVLSTGPLGPSGIILNRPSLMSIKETRSTAVDVAGTFSDRPLFFGGPLEEGLFLVRPKKGDVIVGRSGVFDEVMKGLYYGTKESVGCAAEMVKRNMVELGDFRFFDGYCGWEKEQLKNEIRAGYWTVAACSPSVIDLSNVGNVGLWEKVLGLMGRRKVR, from the exons ATGGAAGCTTGTTTCCTTGCCTCGAATTCCTTCACCAAAACCTTAGAGTCTGCCACTTTCCCCAAGCGAAATTCGACTCAATTTCAAAGCAAAAGAGTTGGCATTCCATCTTCAATCACAA GTTGCCGGATGGAGTCGCCTTCACCATCCGGTGATGACCACAAACATTCCATTAATACCGATTGGCGATCATTCAGAGCAAAACTGGTAGCTGCAGAAAAAGCATCAGTGCCCAAAGTGAATAATTCCTCAGTTGTTGATCTAGACACTGTGGTGGATCAACCTCGGCCCATCACTGTTGGTGAAAAGTGGGCTCATACTATCCATGAGCCCGAAAGAGGCTGCCTACTCCTGGCCACCGAAAAGCTGGACGGGGTCCATATTTTTGAACGGACAGTTATTTTGGTTTTGTCCACTGGGCCTTTGGGCCCGTCAGGCATCATACTGAACCGGCCCTCCCTAATGTCAATCAAAGAAACAAGATCAACGGCTGTAGATGTCGCCGGGACGTTCTCGGACAGGCCGCTGTTCTTCGGTGGGCCTTTGGAGGAAGGTCTGTTCTTAGTGAGGCCCAAGAAGGGTGATGTTATAGTTGGGAGGAGTGGTGTTTTTGATGAGGTGATGAAGGGATTGTATTATGGGACAAAGGAAAGTGTGGGTTGTGCAGCTGAAATGGTGAAGAGGAATATGGTTGAGCTTGGGGACTTCAGGTTCTTTGATGGGTATTGTGGATGGGAAAAGGAGCAATTGAAGAATGAGATAAGAGCTGGCTATTGGACTGTAGCAGCTTGTAGCCCAAGTGTAATTGACTTGAGTAATGTGGGAAATGTTGGGCTTTGGGAGAAGGTTCTTGGGCTTATGGGCCGTAGAAAGGTTCGGTGA
- the LOC112188197 gene encoding pentatricopeptide repeat-containing protein At3g29230 — protein sequence MQMCLPLRSPTWVSRRRLLDQNLSDLHRCTNLSHVKQLHAQILKSHLHQDLHTAPKLIAAFSLCRQMALAVNVFNQVHHPNVHLYNTLIRAHIHNSQSSQAFAAFFDMQVSGVYPDNFTFPFLLKACSGRNWLPVVQMIHAQVEKFGFCGDIFVPNSLIDTYSKCGLFGVSEARKLFRVMGERDIVSWNSMIGGLAKAGELSDARNLFDDMPERDAVSWNSILDGYAKAGRMDEAFELFERMPQRNVVSWSTLVSGYSKVGDMGMARMMFDRMPFKNLVPWTIIISGYAQKGLAKEAIMLYDQMERDGLKLDNGAIISILAACAESGLIALGKKVHESIERNRFKCSTPVLNALLDMYAKCGGLEEAYRVFDGIAKKDLVSWNSMLQGLAMHGHGEKALQLFSRMEKAGFRPDKVTFIGVLCACTHAGFVEEGLHAFHTMEKEYGIVPEIEHYGCMIDLLGRGGRLREAFRLVHSMPMEPNAVIWGTLLGACRMHNDLELAEEALDQLVKLEPSDPGNFSIVSNMYAAAGDWENMANMRLQMRSIGVQKTSGASSIELDDEVHEFTVFDRVHPKSNDIYGMINRLGEDLKQVDTSSTSISVLPLE from the coding sequence ATGCAAATGTGCCTCCCTCTCCGCTCCCCAACTTGGGTTTCCCGCCGACGACTCCTCGACCAAAACCTCTCCGACCTCCACCGCTGCACAAACCTCAGCCACGTCAAGCAACTCCACGCCCAAATCCTCAAATCCCATCTCCACCAAGACCTCCACACCGCCCCCAAGCTCATCGCCGCCTTCTCTCTCTGCCGCCAGATGGCCCTCGCCGTCAACGTCTTCAACCAAGTCCACCACCCCAATGTTCACTTGTACAACACTCTCATAAGAGCTCACATTCACAACTCCCAGAGCTCCCAGGCTTTCGCGGCCTTCTTCGATATGCAGGTGAGTGGCGTATACCCTGATAATTTCACCTTCCCTTTTCTGTTAAAGGCGTGTTCCGGCAGGAATTGGCTGCCTGTGGTGCAGATGATTCATGCCCAGGTTGAGAAATTCGGGTTCTGTGGCGACATTTTCGTGCCGAATTCGCTGATTGATACTTACTCGAAGTGCGGATTGTTTGGTGTTAGTGAGGCGAGGAAGCTGTTTAGGGTGATGGGTGAGAGAGATATTGTTTCTTGGAACTCTATGATTGGGGGGCTGGCGAAAGCTGGAGAGTTGAGTGATGCACGCAACTTGTTCGATGATATGCCTGAGAGAGATGCGGTGAGCTGGAATTCGATACTGGATGGGTATGCGAAGGCGGGGAGGATGGATGAAGCGTTTGAGTTGTTTGAGAGGATGCCACAGAGGAATGTGGTGTCTTGGTCGACTTTGGTTTCGGGTTATAGCAAAGTTGGGGATATGGGGATGGCGAGGATGATGTTTGATAGAATGCCTTTTAAGAATTTGGTTCCGTGGACCATTATTATATCTGGGTATGCTCAGAAGGGGCTTGCTAAGGAGGCGATTATGTTGTATGATCAGATGGAGAGAGATGGATTGAAGCTCGATAATGGGGCTATTATTAGTATATTGGCTGCTTGCGCGGAGTCTGGTTTGATTGCATTGGGGAAGAAAGTTCATGAATCTATTGAGAGGAATAGATTCAAGTGTAGTACTCCGGTTTTGAATGCGTTGCTTGATATGTATGCAAAGTGTGGTGGCTTGGAGGAAGCGTATAGAGTGTTTGATGGGATAGCAAAGAAAGATTTGGTGTCTTGGAATTCGATGCTCCAAGGGTTAGCCATGCATGGACATGGTGAGAAAGCACTTCAGCTGTTCTCTAGAATGGAGAAAGCTGGGTTTAGGCCGGATAAGGTCACCTTTATCGGTGTGTTATGTGCCTGCACGCATGCAGGCTTTGTGGAGGAGGGGCTTCATGCATTCCATACTATGGAAAAGGAGTATGGGATTGTACCTGAAATTGAGCATTACGGTTGCATGATTGACCTTTTGGGTCGAGGAGGGCGTCTTAGGGAAGCTTTTAGGCTTGTGCATAGCATGCCAATGGAACCGAATGCTGTTATATGGGGTACCCTTTTAGGGGCGTGCCGGATGCATAATGACCTTGAACTAGCAGAGGAGGCGCTGGATCAGCTTGTTAAGTTAGAGCCATCAGATCCAGGAAATTTTTCTATCGTCTCAAATATGTATGCTGCAGCTGGTGATTGGGAAAACATGGCCAATATGAGGCTACAAATGAGGAGCATAGGAGTCCAGAAAACTTCAGGGGCTAGTTCCATCGAGCTGGATGATGAGGTACATGAATTTACAGTATTCGATAGAGTTCATCCCAAATCGAATGACATATATGGGATGATTAACAGACTAGGTGAAGACCTGAAGCAAGTGGACACATCCTCAACGAGTATTAGTGTATTACCATTAGAATAG
- the LOC112188602 gene encoding chorismate mutase 1, chloroplastic: MEAKLFRASSSSAILAAPRASRFNYAVALRKSNSFPCVSSGLAKKGNLAVQATATSTGSLASRNRVDETDNLTLEGIRHSLIRQEDSIIFSLLERSQYCHNGSTYDPNAFPMDGFQGSLVEYMLQETEKLHAVVGRYSSPDEHPFFPDQLPAPVLPPLQYPQVLHPIAHSININSKVWEMYFRDILPRLVKEGDDGNNGSTAVCDTMCLQTLSKRIHYGKFVAECKFRTSPQQYEAAIKEQNRDKLLALLTYPTVEEAIIKRVEMKAKTYGQEVTVYKVKEEQPGLQVYKIRPTLVADLYGEWIMPLTKQVQVEYLLRRLD; the protein is encoded by the exons ATGGAGGCTAAACTGTTTAGGGCCTCCTCCTCTTCTGCGATTCTTGCTGCTCCTCGAGCTTCGCGATTCAATTACGCGGTGGCCCTGAGGAAAAGTAACAGCTTCCCATGCGTCAGCTCAGGCTTAGCTAAGAAAGGAAATCTGGCAGTTCAGGCCACCGCAACTTCAACTGG ATCGTTGGCCTCAAGGAATAGGGTGGATGAAACTGATAATTTGACCCTAGAAGGTATAAGACACTCTTTGATTCGTCAGGAGGATAGCATCATATTTAGCCTTCTAGAGAGATCTCAGTATTGTCATAATGGGTCTACATATGACCCCAATGCTTTCCCTATGGATGGGTTCCAGGGCTCATTGGTAGAATACATGCTTCAAGAAACAGAAAAACTGCATGCTGTG GTCGGTAGATACAGCAGTCCCGATGAGCATCCTTTCTTTCCAGATCAACTGCCTGCTCCAGTTTTGCCGCCTCTGCAATACCCTCAG GTACTACATCCCATTGCCCATTCAATTAATATAAATAGCAAAGTCTGGGAGATGTACTTCAGAGATATTCTTCCAAGACTGGTTAAGGAAGGAGATGATGGTAATAATGGATCAACTGCTGTTTGCGACACAATGTGCTTGCAG ACTCTTTCAAAGAGAATCCATTATGGTAAATTTGTAGCAGAGTGTAAGTTCCGCACCTCTCCACAGCAGTATGAAGCTGCCATTAAAGAACAG AATAGGGACAAGCTGTTGGCTCTGTTGACGTATCCAACTGTTGAGGAGGCAATCATAAAGAGGGTAGAAATGAAAGCCAAAACTTATGGGCAAGAGGTTACAGTGTACAAAGTGAAAGAGGAACAACCCGGCTTGCAGGTTTATAAGATTAGACCAACACTGGTTGCAGATTTGTATGGGGAATGGATCATGCCATTGACAAAACAAGTTCAAGTTGAATATTTATTAAGAAGGTTGGATTGA